The Bos indicus x Bos taurus breed Angus x Brahman F1 hybrid chromosome 10, Bos_hybrid_MaternalHap_v2.0, whole genome shotgun sequence genome has a segment encoding these proteins:
- the EMC4 gene encoding ER membrane protein complex subunit 4 isoform X3, whose amino-acid sequence MTAQGSLVANRGRRFKWAIELSGPGGGSRGRSDRGGGQGDSLYPVGYLDKQVPDTSVQETDRILVEKRCWDIALGPLKQIPMNLFIMYMAGNTISIFPTMMVCMMAWRPIQALMAISAKDGVQWRRTAFVNLRKKHLVPIYLDSLCPVAPSQLINP is encoded by the exons ATGACTGcccaagggagcctggtggctaacCGAGGCCGGCGCTTCAAGTGGGCGATTGAGCTGAGCGGacctggaggaggcagcag GGGCCGAAGTGACCGGGGCGGTGGCCAGGGAGACTCGCTGTACCCAGTTGGTTACTTGGACAAGCAAGTGCCTGATACCAGCGTTCAAGAGACAGATCGGATCCTAGTGGAGAAG CGCTGCTGGGACATTGCCTTGGGTCCCCTGAAACAGATTCCTATGAACCTCTTCATCATGTACATGGCAGGCAATACTATCTCCATCTTCCCTACTATGATGGTGTGTATGATGGCTTGGcgacccattcaggcacttatgGCCATTTCAGCCA AGGATGGAGTTCAGTGGAGGAGGACTGCTTTTGTGAACTTAAGAAAGAAGCACCTGGTACCTATATATCTGGATTCTTTATGCCCAGTGGCTCCTTCTCAGCTTATTAACCCTTAA
- the EMC4 gene encoding ER membrane protein complex subunit 4 isoform X1: MTAQGSLVANRGRRFKWAIELSGPGGGSRGRSDRGGGQGDSLYPVGYLDKQVPDTSVQETDRILVEKRCWDIALGPLKQIPMNLFIMYMAGNTISIFPTMMVCMMAWRPIQALMAISATFKMLESSSQKFLQGLVYLIGNLMGLALAVYKCQSMGLLPTHASDWLAFIEPPERMEFSGGGLLL, encoded by the exons ATGACTGcccaagggagcctggtggctaacCGAGGCCGGCGCTTCAAGTGGGCGATTGAGCTGAGCGGacctggaggaggcagcag GGGCCGAAGTGACCGGGGCGGTGGCCAGGGAGACTCGCTGTACCCAGTTGGTTACTTGGACAAGCAAGTGCCTGATACCAGCGTTCAAGAGACAGATCGGATCCTAGTGGAGAAG CGCTGCTGGGACATTGCCTTGGGTCCCCTGAAACAGATTCCTATGAACCTCTTCATCATGTACATGGCAGGCAATACTATCTCCATCTTCCCTACTATGATGGTGTGTATGATGGCTTGGcgacccattcaggcacttatgGCCATTTCAGCCA CTTTCAAGATGCTAGAAAGTTCAAGCCAGAAGTTTCTTCAGGGTTTGGTGTATCTCATTGGGAACCTTATGGGTTTGGCATTGGCTGTTTATAAGTGCCAGTCAATGGGACTGTTGCCTACACATGCATCAGACTGGTTAGCCTTCATTGAACCCCCTGAG AGGATGGAGTTCAGTGGAGGAGGACTGCTTTTGTGA
- the EMC4 gene encoding ER membrane protein complex subunit 4 isoform X2, with amino-acid sequence MNLFIMYMAGNTISIFPTMMVCMMAWRPIQALMAISATFKMLESSSQKFLQGLVYLIGNLMGLALAVYKCQSMGLLPTHASDWLAFIEPPERMEFSGGGLLL; translated from the exons ATGAACCTCTTCATCATGTACATGGCAGGCAATACTATCTCCATCTTCCCTACTATGATGGTGTGTATGATGGCTTGGcgacccattcaggcacttatgGCCATTTCAGCCA CTTTCAAGATGCTAGAAAGTTCAAGCCAGAAGTTTCTTCAGGGTTTGGTGTATCTCATTGGGAACCTTATGGGTTTGGCATTGGCTGTTTATAAGTGCCAGTCAATGGGACTGTTGCCTACACATGCATCAGACTGGTTAGCCTTCATTGAACCCCCTGAG AGGATGGAGTTCAGTGGAGGAGGACTGCTTTTGTGA